The genomic region cattACGGGAGAAGGGCCAAGCTCAGGTGGCCCGTCTGCTATATctaaattgtcgtataactttttaaattgatacaCATTTTTGACACACACTACGcttttggggagactgttccatgcttcaatagttctgtttgggaaactattttTTTAAACATCTCTGTCACCTCCTTTTATTTTCAACTTTTGATATATTTAGTGTTTTTCAAGTATTCCAAtccattgtttcctaattatccttcctagcagcttgcatactacactagttaatgaaactggtctataattaaGTGAGTTTTGTTTGTCGCCACTCAATAATAAAGGCGTACAATAAAGGCGTACATAGTTTTTCAGCACATTCCCTGAGAATCCAGTTAAAAATtccatctggtccctctgctttgtttgtgtgtgtgtgtatgtgtgtgtgtgtgtgtgtgtgtgtgtgtgtgtgtacttatatatatatatatatatatatatatatatatatatatatatatatatatatatatatatatatatatatatatatgtatcatcattagTAAAACAGTTTTGATTACCCAGAAAAATTAATCAAACAGCTCTGCAATACACGTAGTTCTAAAAGTAGAATAATCGCAGATATTAGTGGAATCATCTTTTTGCCGTTTCCGCTAGATTTTATATTCACGTGAGAAGAAAACTTTTAGTTTTCATTTGACTATCAATTTATTACATTTGCAACATTTTCAGGAAATTCGAATTTCCTTTGATCTGAACAAGTCTCCTAATTCTTCGAATCTGTTCGTTTACAGGGCATGCATGAAATAAATCCAAAGAGACAATTGATAAAGATTTTCAAAAGCTCAACTTTGATAATTGAGATAACTAATCTGATAGAATAGCACTCTAAGCTAGCTCTGCTGCAAACCAGTTTCTTCTGTTACATGTCTGTCGTCGTCTGTGAAATCAAAACCGTTCGAAAGAACAGAAATACGAAATGGAATATCAAATTCCGCGTCAGACTTAAAAGCAGCTTTGGTCAATCGCCTGCTGTCAGGACAAAAACAATACCTGCATTATCTTTTTGAGacggcaattatatatatatatatatatatatatatatatatatatatatatatatatatatatatatatatatatatatatatatatatatatatgtgtgtgtgtgtctgcgtgcgcgcatatctatatatttatatatatatatatatatatatatatatatatatatatatatatatatatatatatatatatatatatgcgtgtgtgtgtctgcgtgcgcgcatacgtatatgattatatatatatatatatatatatatatatatatatatatatatatatatatatatatatatatatgtatatataaatatatatatatatgtatatgtatatgtatatgtatatatatatatatatatatattttttttttttatgcatatacatatataatatatgtgtatatgtgtgtctatatatatatatatatatatatatatatatatatatatatatatatgtatgtatgtatgtgtgtatgtatgtttatccatGTTCTGACCCGCACCGTTGGACGTGGTAAAGCGACAGCGGTGAGGGTAATGccgccaaggagatcgaccacatcctcgaTAGCACTTGATGAAGGATACTCCAGAACTGCAGGATATAttggagtgccgagttctgtggtactgattaTAGACTAGTTGTAGCTACCCTTCGAGTCCTCTTGAAAACTCCCTCAACCTGTCCACATGAAACACCCCAGGGGGATCATTGGACCGACGCGACGGGGAGTTCTCAAGTGTAGCTACAACTAGtctatgatcagtaccacagaactcggcactctgaTATGCCCTGCAGTTAGGTGGATCTACCGCCGCGTGCTAACGAGGATGTTGTCGATctctttggctgcattacccgcatcgctgtaccaggGGTTTCATGTGgacaggatgagggagggggagtgtaccCGGGAGTTTGCCGAGGCAATCTCTGTTCGattcgacaatctgacggatccGTAGGACTAAGTCACTGTTTGGAAGAGGCAAGagacagtttattaggagtctggCAGAGGTCGAAagctatttcttagtaaatgatcttCGTTCTGCCTACCAAACCCTGACAAAGGTGAATTCCAAGCCCTCCTTACAGGCAACTGAATTCCGCTcggtaagtggccagatcatctcacaTACTGTTGCAGTATTTTGagcattttgagcagttgtaccaagtTGACCTACCAACAGTTAAATTGGAAGCAGGTCGTGTCGATATCCCATTGCCgaatccacccatcagtgaggaccacCCTCCTTATCTGAAGATAAGGGAGTGATCTCCAAGGTGGAAAATGGTAAAGCAGCGGATATCTGTGGCATCCCAGTTGAACTGTTAAATGCTGGTGGTGAACCCACGGCGTGGAGTTCTCACATTATCCTGGCCGCCATCTTGCAGCCTGGTAccgtcatccctctctggaaggaaaCAGGGGATCGATAGGACTACAGTAATCACCGAGGCTTAACACTGATGAAcataccaggcaaagttctcgctcacatccttctaagacgtatcagagactacctaccgaggcaccagaggccggagcaatttgGATTCATTCCACAATAGATCGTATCCTGGTGCTTCGAATCATTGTAGAGTGCCATCGGGAGTTCGAGTATGAGCTGCTTGAAGCTTACATCGGCATCAAGAAGGCACTCGATATGGtgtatcaggaatcactctgggagatcctgagattgagaggcaTTCCAACAAGGATAATTGGATTAACAGTctctatactggtactgaaaatggTGGTAAGTGTGATGGgcgcctgtcaagcttctttcctgtcatttTAAGAGTGAGGAAAGGCTATGTTCTTGCACCATTTATGAActtttgcatggactggatactaggtagAGTTATTGTCCAAAgttattgtggagcaactctgggcaatatcaaggtcactgaACTTGATTTTGCTGTCGATGTTGCTATCCTATCTGAATCTTGCGAGTTCATAACTGTGGGCTGTCAGAACAGGAAGTCAAgaactctcgacaagagtatttggagatgctggtacatGTACAGAAGGATCAAGCTAcgagttttcaaggccctgataattccACTTTTGCTATACGGTATTGAAACGTGGACTGTATCCTGTGCCTTAGAATCTAGTCTTGATGCCTTTCGCCGGATTATAGGGTTGAGTTGGCGAAACCATGTGTCCAATCAACAAATAAACCGtgagattggcacaggacctgttacttgcacaacctgtcatgaagaacttgagatgggctgagtccctgaCTGACGGCTCGCTATAAGGAACCCTCGCTGATGGAAACAAAGAGGGGATGTGGCTACcctccgtcggcgttagctcttcacacacacacacacagacacatattcatatatacaaacacacacatacacacacacacacacacagatatatatatatatatatatatatatatatatatatatatatatatatatatatatatatacacacacacacaaacacaacacagcatatacacacacagacacacacacacacacacacacgcacacacacgcacacacacacacacacacgcgcacacacacacacacacacacatatttatttatatatatatatatgtatgtgtatatatatatataaacatatatatatatataaatatatatatacatatataaacatatatatatatatatatatatatatatatatatatatatatatatatatatatacacacacacacacacacaaacacaacacagcatatatatacacagacacacacacacacacacacacacacacacacacacacacacacacacacacacacacacacacacacacatatatatatatacatatatatatatatatatatatatatatatatatatatatatatatatatgtgtgtgtgtgtgtgtgtgtgtgtgtgtgtgtgtgtgtgtgtgtgtgtgtgtgtgtgtgtgtgtgtgtatatatatatatatatatatatatatatatatatatatatatatatatatatatatatatatatatatatatatatatatatatatatatatatatatatatatatatatatatatttgtgtgtgtgtgtgtgtgtgtgtgtgtgtgtgtgtgtgtgtgtgtgtgtatatatatatatatatatatatatatatatatatatatatatatatatatatatatatatatatatatatgtatatgtatatatatatacatatatatatatatttatatatatatatacatacatatatatatatacatatatatatatatacatatatatgtatatatatatatatatatatacatatatatatatacatatatatatatatatatatatatgtatatataaatatatatatatatatatatgtatatatatatatatatatatatatatatatatatatatatatatatatatatatata from Penaeus vannamei isolate JL-2024 chromosome 26, ASM4276789v1, whole genome shotgun sequence harbors:
- the LOC138866627 gene encoding uncharacterized protein, whose product is MKDTPELQDILECRVLWTKSLFGRGKRQFIRSLAEVESYFLVNDLRSAYQTLTKVNSKPSLQATEFRSVENGKAADICGIPVELLNAGGEPTAWSSHIILAAILQPDRILVLRIIVECHREFEYELLEAYIGIKKALDMVYQESLWEILRLRGIPTRIIGLTVSILVLKMVVSVMGACQASFLSF